In Candidatus Eisenbacteria bacterium, a single window of DNA contains:
- a CDS encoding SDR family oxidoreductase, translating to MDPIRDRAAIVTGSTKGIGLATAEALLEAGARVMISARNARELEEEAGRLSIANPGRVAAERCDVRVEADVAKLFECADQVFGGVDILVNNAGVGLHRSLADTTLAEWNAVLETNVTGVFLCSRAAIPRMKKRGGGYIINISSLAGKNTFPGATAYNASKFALNGMTEALMQEVRHDGIRVTSIMPGSVNTWFGGSPPDPAQEWKLTAGDIARVVVDLLRHDPRSLPSAVEIRPSRPPKKG from the coding sequence ATGGATCCCATTCGCGATCGCGCCGCCATCGTCACGGGAAGCACGAAGGGAATCGGCCTCGCCACCGCCGAGGCGCTCCTCGAGGCGGGCGCGCGCGTGATGATCTCCGCGCGAAATGCGCGGGAGCTGGAGGAGGAGGCGGGAAGGCTCTCGATCGCGAACCCCGGCCGCGTCGCCGCGGAGCGGTGCGACGTGCGCGTGGAAGCGGATGTCGCGAAGCTCTTCGAGTGCGCGGACCAGGTGTTCGGCGGCGTCGACATCCTCGTCAACAACGCGGGCGTGGGGCTCCACCGGAGCCTCGCGGACACGACCCTCGCCGAGTGGAACGCCGTGCTCGAGACGAACGTGACCGGCGTCTTCCTCTGCTCGCGCGCCGCGATTCCCAGGATGAAGAAGCGCGGAGGCGGCTACATCATCAACATCTCGAGCCTCGCGGGGAAGAACACGTTCCCCGGCGCGACCGCGTACAACGCGTCCAAGTTCGCGCTGAACGGAATGACGGAGGCATTGATGCAGGAGGTCCGGCACGACGGCATCCGCGTGACGTCGATCATGCCGGGGAGCGTGAACACCTGGTTCGGGGGCTCGCCCCCCGATCCTGCCCAGGAGTGGAAGCTCACCGCCGGCGACATCGCGCGCGTGGTGGTGGACCTCCTGCGCCACGATCCCCGGTCGCTTCCGAGCGCCGTGGAGATCCGCCCGAGCCGCCCGCCCAAGAAGGGCTGA
- a CDS encoding alpha/beta fold hydrolase, with amino-acid sequence MTVETRRVQQVTFPGPEGGLEGLWSDPGRGLPPAVICHPHPAHKGSMHSKVVHTVYRVLEEAGHATLRFNFRGVGRSEGSYSGWDGEVGDVAAAAAFARERTGIRPLWLAGFSFGSWVGAKFALADGQCERFLALGVPVTTNIDGRTFEFLDRPPAPMLIVQGSKDQYGSREGVLALAERLRAAGGPDRPVEVRFVENADHFFTGHLTQLAGALRDGLGLTEA; translated from the coding sequence ATGACGGTCGAGACGAGGCGGGTTCAGCAGGTGACGTTCCCGGGCCCCGAGGGGGGCCTGGAGGGACTCTGGTCCGACCCGGGCCGGGGGCTCCCGCCTGCCGTGATCTGCCATCCGCACCCCGCTCACAAGGGCTCCATGCACAGCAAGGTCGTGCACACGGTCTACCGGGTCCTGGAGGAGGCGGGGCACGCGACGCTCCGGTTCAACTTCCGGGGCGTGGGCCGGAGCGAGGGGAGCTACTCCGGGTGGGACGGAGAGGTCGGCGACGTCGCCGCCGCGGCCGCGTTCGCTCGGGAGCGGACCGGGATCCGGCCGCTCTGGCTCGCCGGATTCTCGTTCGGCTCGTGGGTGGGAGCGAAGTTCGCGCTCGCCGACGGCCAGTGCGAGCGTTTCCTCGCGCTCGGAGTGCCGGTGACCACGAACATCGACGGGCGCACCTTCGAGTTCCTGGACCGGCCGCCCGCGCCCATGCTGATCGTGCAGGGATCCAAGGACCAGTACGGCTCGCGCGAGGGCGTCCTCGCGCTGGCCGAGCGCCTTCGCGCCGCCGGCGGTCCCGACCGTCCCGTCGAGGTACGGTTCGTCGAGAACGCCGACCACTTCTTCACGGGACATCTGACCCAGCTCGCCGGCGCGCTGCGCGACGGGCTCGGGCTCACGGAGGCATGA